In the genome of Bremerella sp. P1, the window TTCGACCAGACCGAAGCAGCAATACGCTACTTACGAATACCAAGCCGTGCCAGCATATCCAGATACTTCTGGGGGTCGTGCCGCTTCAGATAATCGAGCAGGCGACGACGACGACTCACCATGGCAAGCAACCCGCGACGCGTCGCGTAGTCCTTGTGGTGCTTCTTCATGTGCTCCGTCAGGCTGTTGATGCGACTGGTCAAAATCGCAATCTGAACTTCCGGGGAACCCGTGTCCTCGCCACCACGTTGGAAATCCTGGATGGCATCGTTCTTCTTTTCTTTGGTAATCGACATGGGCGACTTTACTTACGTCCGCAAGTAGGGTGACTTCTTCTTAACTACAATAACAACAAGGACTTGTGAAACCACAAGGCCGCCCGCGACTTCCAAAACCGCGGACACCAGCGCATCAAACTCATCCTCAATCTCTTGATAAGACCGTTAATTTAGCAGTGCAAGCTGATTTTGCAACGCCTAATAGCCCCTACGAGCCCAGAATGCTGCCGAGGTTTTCCGTAAAACCGCCCACGCTGCCTACTCTACCACCATTAGCGGTCCATCTTGCCAGGATGTCACCTCCGCAGGCCGGCCATCGGCTG includes:
- the rpsO gene encoding 30S ribosomal protein S15, encoding MSITKEKKNDAIQDFQRGGEDTGSPEVQIAILTSRINSLTEHMKKHHKDYATRRGLLAMVSRRRRLLDYLKRHDPQKYLDMLARLGIRK